A window of the Juglans microcarpa x Juglans regia isolate MS1-56 chromosome 5D, Jm3101_v1.0, whole genome shotgun sequence genome harbors these coding sequences:
- the LOC121264252 gene encoding protein STRUBBELIG-RECEPTOR FAMILY 8-like isoform X3, with translation MANQHAALPVSLTRQLPEFVLITLIFAALPLVRGTTDPSEVQPLEVLYAALNSPSQLTNWKSSGGDPCSESWKGITCEGSAVVSIEISELGLNGTMGYSFSDLKSLRKLDLSDNSIHDTIPYQLPPNLTSINLAGNNLSGNLPYSVSSMVSLSYLNVSRNSLSQSIGDIFANLAGLATLDLSFNNFSGDLPSSLSSLANLSSLNVANNRFSGWLPQELKAIPNFLYGGNSFDNGPAPPPPPYTPPPPGGSNTNLSHTGSDAPTTQGSNGESSHSNKGLTVGAIVGIILGSIVIALVLLLLLAFCIRKNKRKDAGARTSRGSLSVGRSNVNTEVQEQRLKSTAAVTDLKPPPAENLMVERLQEKNGSVGRIKSPITATSYTVASLQMATNSFSQEFLVGEGSLGRVYKAEFPNGKVMAIKKIDSAAISLQEEDNFLEAVSNMSRLRHPSIVTLAGYCAEHGQRLLVYEYIGNGNLHDMLHFAEDSSRTLTWNARVRVALGTARALEYLHEVCLPSVVHRNFKSANILLDEELNPHLSDCGLAAPNPNTERQVSTQMVGSFGYSAPEFALSGIYTVKSDVYSFGVVMLELLTGRKPLDSSRVRSEQSLVRWATPQLHDIDALAKMVDPALDGIYPAKSLSRFADIIALCVQPEPEFRPPMSEVVQALVRLVQRASVVRRRSSDESGFAYKIPELEAIDMPL, from the exons ATGGCTAATCAGCACGCTGCTCTTCCAGTATCTCTGACTCGCCAACTCCCTGAGTTTGTGTTAATTACGCTGATCTTTGCTGCTCTGCCTCTTGTTCGAGGCACTACTGACCCTTCTGAGG TTCAACCTCTTGAGGTTCTGTATGCCGCGTTAAACAGTCCTTCTCAGCTAACTAATTGGAAAAGTAGTGGCGGTGATCCGTGCAGCGAGTCATGGAAAGGGATAACCTGTGAGGGCTCAGCTGTTGTTTCTAT CGAGATATCTGAATTGGGACTCAATGGAACAATGGGATACTCGTTTTCGGATCTTAAGTCGTTGAGAAAACT TGATCTGAGTGACAACAGCATTCATGATACGATCCCATATCAGTTACCGCCAAATCTTACAAGCAT AAATCTTGCAGGCAACAACTTAAGTGGGAATCTTCCTTATTCCGTTTCTAGTATGGTTTCTCTCAGTTATTT GAATGTTAGCCGTAATTCGCTTTCCCAGTCAATTGGAGACATTTTTGCTAATCTTGCTGGCCTTGCAACCTT GGATCTCTCTTTCAACAACTTTTCTGGAGATCTTCCTAGTTCCTTAAGTTCACTGGCCAATCTCTCTTCTCT CAATGTTGCAAACAACCGTTTCAGTGGATGGCTACCTCAAGAACTTAAAGCAATCcctaatttttt ATATGGTGGAAATTCATTTGACAATGGTCCTGCTCCCCCTCCGCCACCATATACGCCACCTCCTCCAGGCGGATCAAATACTAATCTCAGTCATACTGGGTCAGACGCACCTACCACACAAGGTTCTAATGGTGAATCATCCCATTCTAATAAGGGGTTGACAGTTGGGGCTATAGTCGGCATAATCCTGGGTTCCATAGTCATTGCTTTAGTTCTGCTACTACTTCTTGCCTTTTGCATTCGAAAAAATAAACGGAAGGATGCTGGTGCTAGAACTTCCAGGGGTAGTCTCTCGGTTGGAAGAAGTAATG TAAATACTGAGGTGCAAGAGCAGAGACTAAAAAGCACGGCTGCTGTTACAGATCTGAAGCCCCCACCTGCAGAAAATCTGATGGTTGAGAGGCTACAAGAGAAAAACGGATCTGTGGGGAGAATAAAGTCACCCATCACTGCTACATCATATACTGTTGCTTCTCTCCAAATGGCAACGAATAGCTTTAGTCAAGAATTTCTAGTTGGCGAAGGTTCCCTTGGTCGTGTTTACAAAGCAGAGTTCCCTAATGGAAAG GTAATGGCCATTAAGAAGATCGATAGTGCAGCAATTTCATTACAGGAGGAAGATAATTTTCTTGAAGCTGTTTCAAATATGTCACGCTTGAGGCACCCAAGCATTGTCACACTGGCTGGATATTGTGCAGAACATGGACAGCGTCTTCTAGTTTATGAGTATATAGGAAATGGGAATCTGCATGACATGCTCCATTTCGCTGAAGATAGCAGCAGGACCCTGACTTGGAATGCCCGTGTTAGGGTAGCACTCGGCACTGCTCGAGCCTTAGA GTACTTGCATGAAGTTTGCCTACCATCTGTTGTACATAGAAACTTCAAGTCGGCAAACATTTTACTTGATGAAGAGCTTAATCCCCATTTGTCAGACTGTGGTTTGGCTGCTCCAAATCCAAACACAGAGAGGCAG GTCTCAACTCAGATGGTAGGTTCATTTGGTTATAGCGCACCTGAATTTGCATTGTCAGGGATATACACTGTAAAAAGTGATGTGTACAGTTTTGGAGTCGTGATGTTGGAGCTTTTGACTGGCAGAAAGCCACTGGACAG TTCAAGAGTGAGATCAGAACAATCACTTGTGAGATGGGCTACTCCCCAACTCCACGATATAGATGCCTTAGCAAAAATGGTTGATCCTGCCCTAGATGGCATATATCCTGCAAAGTCTCTCTCACGCTTTGCTGATATCATTGCCCTCTGTGTTCAG CCGGAGCCTGAGTTTCGGCCTCCCATGTCTGAGGTTGTGCAAGCATTGGTGAGGTTAGTGCAAAGGGCGAGTGTGGTCAGAAGGCGTTCGAGTGATGAATCTGGTTTTGCATACAAGATACCCGAGCTTGAGGCCATCGACATGCCGTTATAA
- the LOC121264252 gene encoding protein STRUBBELIG-RECEPTOR FAMILY 8-like isoform X2 — protein MANQHAALPVSLTRQLPEFVLITLIFAALPLVRGTTDPSEVQPLEVLYAALNSPSQLTNWKSSGGDPCSESWKGITCEGSAVVSIEISELGLNGTMGYSFSDLKSLRKLNLAGNNLSGNLPYSVSSMVSLSYLNVSRNSLSQSIGDIFANLAGLATLDLSFNNFSGDLPSSLSSLANLSSLYLQNNQLSGSLNVLTSLPLTTLNVANNRFSGWLPQELKAIPNFLYGGNSFDNGPAPPPPPYTPPPPGGSNTNLSHTGSDAPTTQGSNGESSHSNKGLTVGAIVGIILGSIVIALVLLLLLAFCIRKNKRKDAGARTSRGSLSVGRSNVNTEVQEQRLKSTAAVTDLKPPPAENLMVERLQEKNGSVGRIKSPITATSYTVASLQMATNSFSQEFLVGEGSLGRVYKAEFPNGKVMAIKKIDSAAISLQEEDNFLEAVSNMSRLRHPSIVTLAGYCAEHGQRLLVYEYIGNGNLHDMLHFAEDSSRTLTWNARVRVALGTARALEYLHEVCLPSVVHRNFKSANILLDEELNPHLSDCGLAAPNPNTERQVSTQMVGSFGYSAPEFALSGIYTVKSDVYSFGVVMLELLTGRKPLDSSRVRSEQSLVRWATPQLHDIDALAKMVDPALDGIYPAKSLSRFADIIALCVQPEPEFRPPMSEVVQALVRLVQRASVVRRRSSDESGFAYKIPELEAIDMPL, from the exons ATGGCTAATCAGCACGCTGCTCTTCCAGTATCTCTGACTCGCCAACTCCCTGAGTTTGTGTTAATTACGCTGATCTTTGCTGCTCTGCCTCTTGTTCGAGGCACTACTGACCCTTCTGAGG TTCAACCTCTTGAGGTTCTGTATGCCGCGTTAAACAGTCCTTCTCAGCTAACTAATTGGAAAAGTAGTGGCGGTGATCCGTGCAGCGAGTCATGGAAAGGGATAACCTGTGAGGGCTCAGCTGTTGTTTCTAT CGAGATATCTGAATTGGGACTCAATGGAACAATGGGATACTCGTTTTCGGATCTTAAGTCGTTGAGAAAACT AAATCTTGCAGGCAACAACTTAAGTGGGAATCTTCCTTATTCCGTTTCTAGTATGGTTTCTCTCAGTTATTT GAATGTTAGCCGTAATTCGCTTTCCCAGTCAATTGGAGACATTTTTGCTAATCTTGCTGGCCTTGCAACCTT GGATCTCTCTTTCAACAACTTTTCTGGAGATCTTCCTAGTTCCTTAAGTTCACTGGCCAATCTCTCTTCTCT ATATCTGCAGAACAATCAATTGAGTGGTTCTCTTAATGTTCTTACGAGCTTGCCTTTGACTACTCT CAATGTTGCAAACAACCGTTTCAGTGGATGGCTACCTCAAGAACTTAAAGCAATCcctaatttttt ATATGGTGGAAATTCATTTGACAATGGTCCTGCTCCCCCTCCGCCACCATATACGCCACCTCCTCCAGGCGGATCAAATACTAATCTCAGTCATACTGGGTCAGACGCACCTACCACACAAGGTTCTAATGGTGAATCATCCCATTCTAATAAGGGGTTGACAGTTGGGGCTATAGTCGGCATAATCCTGGGTTCCATAGTCATTGCTTTAGTTCTGCTACTACTTCTTGCCTTTTGCATTCGAAAAAATAAACGGAAGGATGCTGGTGCTAGAACTTCCAGGGGTAGTCTCTCGGTTGGAAGAAGTAATG TAAATACTGAGGTGCAAGAGCAGAGACTAAAAAGCACGGCTGCTGTTACAGATCTGAAGCCCCCACCTGCAGAAAATCTGATGGTTGAGAGGCTACAAGAGAAAAACGGATCTGTGGGGAGAATAAAGTCACCCATCACTGCTACATCATATACTGTTGCTTCTCTCCAAATGGCAACGAATAGCTTTAGTCAAGAATTTCTAGTTGGCGAAGGTTCCCTTGGTCGTGTTTACAAAGCAGAGTTCCCTAATGGAAAG GTAATGGCCATTAAGAAGATCGATAGTGCAGCAATTTCATTACAGGAGGAAGATAATTTTCTTGAAGCTGTTTCAAATATGTCACGCTTGAGGCACCCAAGCATTGTCACACTGGCTGGATATTGTGCAGAACATGGACAGCGTCTTCTAGTTTATGAGTATATAGGAAATGGGAATCTGCATGACATGCTCCATTTCGCTGAAGATAGCAGCAGGACCCTGACTTGGAATGCCCGTGTTAGGGTAGCACTCGGCACTGCTCGAGCCTTAGA GTACTTGCATGAAGTTTGCCTACCATCTGTTGTACATAGAAACTTCAAGTCGGCAAACATTTTACTTGATGAAGAGCTTAATCCCCATTTGTCAGACTGTGGTTTGGCTGCTCCAAATCCAAACACAGAGAGGCAG GTCTCAACTCAGATGGTAGGTTCATTTGGTTATAGCGCACCTGAATTTGCATTGTCAGGGATATACACTGTAAAAAGTGATGTGTACAGTTTTGGAGTCGTGATGTTGGAGCTTTTGACTGGCAGAAAGCCACTGGACAG TTCAAGAGTGAGATCAGAACAATCACTTGTGAGATGGGCTACTCCCCAACTCCACGATATAGATGCCTTAGCAAAAATGGTTGATCCTGCCCTAGATGGCATATATCCTGCAAAGTCTCTCTCACGCTTTGCTGATATCATTGCCCTCTGTGTTCAG CCGGAGCCTGAGTTTCGGCCTCCCATGTCTGAGGTTGTGCAAGCATTGGTGAGGTTAGTGCAAAGGGCGAGTGTGGTCAGAAGGCGTTCGAGTGATGAATCTGGTTTTGCATACAAGATACCCGAGCTTGAGGCCATCGACATGCCGTTATAA
- the LOC121264252 gene encoding protein STRUBBELIG-RECEPTOR FAMILY 8-like isoform X1, with protein MANQHAALPVSLTRQLPEFVLITLIFAALPLVRGTTDPSEVQPLEVLYAALNSPSQLTNWKSSGGDPCSESWKGITCEGSAVVSIEISELGLNGTMGYSFSDLKSLRKLDLSDNSIHDTIPYQLPPNLTSINLAGNNLSGNLPYSVSSMVSLSYLNVSRNSLSQSIGDIFANLAGLATLDLSFNNFSGDLPSSLSSLANLSSLYLQNNQLSGSLNVLTSLPLTTLNVANNRFSGWLPQELKAIPNFLYGGNSFDNGPAPPPPPYTPPPPGGSNTNLSHTGSDAPTTQGSNGESSHSNKGLTVGAIVGIILGSIVIALVLLLLLAFCIRKNKRKDAGARTSRGSLSVGRSNVNTEVQEQRLKSTAAVTDLKPPPAENLMVERLQEKNGSVGRIKSPITATSYTVASLQMATNSFSQEFLVGEGSLGRVYKAEFPNGKVMAIKKIDSAAISLQEEDNFLEAVSNMSRLRHPSIVTLAGYCAEHGQRLLVYEYIGNGNLHDMLHFAEDSSRTLTWNARVRVALGTARALEYLHEVCLPSVVHRNFKSANILLDEELNPHLSDCGLAAPNPNTERQVSTQMVGSFGYSAPEFALSGIYTVKSDVYSFGVVMLELLTGRKPLDSSRVRSEQSLVRWATPQLHDIDALAKMVDPALDGIYPAKSLSRFADIIALCVQPEPEFRPPMSEVVQALVRLVQRASVVRRRSSDESGFAYKIPELEAIDMPL; from the exons ATGGCTAATCAGCACGCTGCTCTTCCAGTATCTCTGACTCGCCAACTCCCTGAGTTTGTGTTAATTACGCTGATCTTTGCTGCTCTGCCTCTTGTTCGAGGCACTACTGACCCTTCTGAGG TTCAACCTCTTGAGGTTCTGTATGCCGCGTTAAACAGTCCTTCTCAGCTAACTAATTGGAAAAGTAGTGGCGGTGATCCGTGCAGCGAGTCATGGAAAGGGATAACCTGTGAGGGCTCAGCTGTTGTTTCTAT CGAGATATCTGAATTGGGACTCAATGGAACAATGGGATACTCGTTTTCGGATCTTAAGTCGTTGAGAAAACT TGATCTGAGTGACAACAGCATTCATGATACGATCCCATATCAGTTACCGCCAAATCTTACAAGCAT AAATCTTGCAGGCAACAACTTAAGTGGGAATCTTCCTTATTCCGTTTCTAGTATGGTTTCTCTCAGTTATTT GAATGTTAGCCGTAATTCGCTTTCCCAGTCAATTGGAGACATTTTTGCTAATCTTGCTGGCCTTGCAACCTT GGATCTCTCTTTCAACAACTTTTCTGGAGATCTTCCTAGTTCCTTAAGTTCACTGGCCAATCTCTCTTCTCT ATATCTGCAGAACAATCAATTGAGTGGTTCTCTTAATGTTCTTACGAGCTTGCCTTTGACTACTCT CAATGTTGCAAACAACCGTTTCAGTGGATGGCTACCTCAAGAACTTAAAGCAATCcctaatttttt ATATGGTGGAAATTCATTTGACAATGGTCCTGCTCCCCCTCCGCCACCATATACGCCACCTCCTCCAGGCGGATCAAATACTAATCTCAGTCATACTGGGTCAGACGCACCTACCACACAAGGTTCTAATGGTGAATCATCCCATTCTAATAAGGGGTTGACAGTTGGGGCTATAGTCGGCATAATCCTGGGTTCCATAGTCATTGCTTTAGTTCTGCTACTACTTCTTGCCTTTTGCATTCGAAAAAATAAACGGAAGGATGCTGGTGCTAGAACTTCCAGGGGTAGTCTCTCGGTTGGAAGAAGTAATG TAAATACTGAGGTGCAAGAGCAGAGACTAAAAAGCACGGCTGCTGTTACAGATCTGAAGCCCCCACCTGCAGAAAATCTGATGGTTGAGAGGCTACAAGAGAAAAACGGATCTGTGGGGAGAATAAAGTCACCCATCACTGCTACATCATATACTGTTGCTTCTCTCCAAATGGCAACGAATAGCTTTAGTCAAGAATTTCTAGTTGGCGAAGGTTCCCTTGGTCGTGTTTACAAAGCAGAGTTCCCTAATGGAAAG GTAATGGCCATTAAGAAGATCGATAGTGCAGCAATTTCATTACAGGAGGAAGATAATTTTCTTGAAGCTGTTTCAAATATGTCACGCTTGAGGCACCCAAGCATTGTCACACTGGCTGGATATTGTGCAGAACATGGACAGCGTCTTCTAGTTTATGAGTATATAGGAAATGGGAATCTGCATGACATGCTCCATTTCGCTGAAGATAGCAGCAGGACCCTGACTTGGAATGCCCGTGTTAGGGTAGCACTCGGCACTGCTCGAGCCTTAGA GTACTTGCATGAAGTTTGCCTACCATCTGTTGTACATAGAAACTTCAAGTCGGCAAACATTTTACTTGATGAAGAGCTTAATCCCCATTTGTCAGACTGTGGTTTGGCTGCTCCAAATCCAAACACAGAGAGGCAG GTCTCAACTCAGATGGTAGGTTCATTTGGTTATAGCGCACCTGAATTTGCATTGTCAGGGATATACACTGTAAAAAGTGATGTGTACAGTTTTGGAGTCGTGATGTTGGAGCTTTTGACTGGCAGAAAGCCACTGGACAG TTCAAGAGTGAGATCAGAACAATCACTTGTGAGATGGGCTACTCCCCAACTCCACGATATAGATGCCTTAGCAAAAATGGTTGATCCTGCCCTAGATGGCATATATCCTGCAAAGTCTCTCTCACGCTTTGCTGATATCATTGCCCTCTGTGTTCAG CCGGAGCCTGAGTTTCGGCCTCCCATGTCTGAGGTTGTGCAAGCATTGGTGAGGTTAGTGCAAAGGGCGAGTGTGGTCAGAAGGCGTTCGAGTGATGAATCTGGTTTTGCATACAAGATACCCGAGCTTGAGGCCATCGACATGCCGTTATAA
- the LOC121264252 gene encoding protein STRUBBELIG-RECEPTOR FAMILY 8-like isoform X4 produces MERDNLEISELGLNGTMGYSFSDLKSLRKLDLSDNSIHDTIPYQLPPNLTSINLAGNNLSGNLPYSVSSMVSLSYLNVSRNSLSQSIGDIFANLAGLATLDLSFNNFSGDLPSSLSSLANLSSLYLQNNQLSGSLNVLTSLPLTTLNVANNRFSGWLPQELKAIPNFLYGGNSFDNGPAPPPPPYTPPPPGGSNTNLSHTGSDAPTTQGSNGESSHSNKGLTVGAIVGIILGSIVIALVLLLLLAFCIRKNKRKDAGARTSRGSLSVGRSNVNTEVQEQRLKSTAAVTDLKPPPAENLMVERLQEKNGSVGRIKSPITATSYTVASLQMATNSFSQEFLVGEGSLGRVYKAEFPNGKVMAIKKIDSAAISLQEEDNFLEAVSNMSRLRHPSIVTLAGYCAEHGQRLLVYEYIGNGNLHDMLHFAEDSSRTLTWNARVRVALGTARALEYLHEVCLPSVVHRNFKSANILLDEELNPHLSDCGLAAPNPNTERQVSTQMVGSFGYSAPEFALSGIYTVKSDVYSFGVVMLELLTGRKPLDSSRVRSEQSLVRWATPQLHDIDALAKMVDPALDGIYPAKSLSRFADIIALCVQPEPEFRPPMSEVVQALVRLVQRASVVRRRSSDESGFAYKIPELEAIDMPL; encoded by the exons ATGGAAAGGGATAACCT CGAGATATCTGAATTGGGACTCAATGGAACAATGGGATACTCGTTTTCGGATCTTAAGTCGTTGAGAAAACT TGATCTGAGTGACAACAGCATTCATGATACGATCCCATATCAGTTACCGCCAAATCTTACAAGCAT AAATCTTGCAGGCAACAACTTAAGTGGGAATCTTCCTTATTCCGTTTCTAGTATGGTTTCTCTCAGTTATTT GAATGTTAGCCGTAATTCGCTTTCCCAGTCAATTGGAGACATTTTTGCTAATCTTGCTGGCCTTGCAACCTT GGATCTCTCTTTCAACAACTTTTCTGGAGATCTTCCTAGTTCCTTAAGTTCACTGGCCAATCTCTCTTCTCT ATATCTGCAGAACAATCAATTGAGTGGTTCTCTTAATGTTCTTACGAGCTTGCCTTTGACTACTCT CAATGTTGCAAACAACCGTTTCAGTGGATGGCTACCTCAAGAACTTAAAGCAATCcctaatttttt ATATGGTGGAAATTCATTTGACAATGGTCCTGCTCCCCCTCCGCCACCATATACGCCACCTCCTCCAGGCGGATCAAATACTAATCTCAGTCATACTGGGTCAGACGCACCTACCACACAAGGTTCTAATGGTGAATCATCCCATTCTAATAAGGGGTTGACAGTTGGGGCTATAGTCGGCATAATCCTGGGTTCCATAGTCATTGCTTTAGTTCTGCTACTACTTCTTGCCTTTTGCATTCGAAAAAATAAACGGAAGGATGCTGGTGCTAGAACTTCCAGGGGTAGTCTCTCGGTTGGAAGAAGTAATG TAAATACTGAGGTGCAAGAGCAGAGACTAAAAAGCACGGCTGCTGTTACAGATCTGAAGCCCCCACCTGCAGAAAATCTGATGGTTGAGAGGCTACAAGAGAAAAACGGATCTGTGGGGAGAATAAAGTCACCCATCACTGCTACATCATATACTGTTGCTTCTCTCCAAATGGCAACGAATAGCTTTAGTCAAGAATTTCTAGTTGGCGAAGGTTCCCTTGGTCGTGTTTACAAAGCAGAGTTCCCTAATGGAAAG GTAATGGCCATTAAGAAGATCGATAGTGCAGCAATTTCATTACAGGAGGAAGATAATTTTCTTGAAGCTGTTTCAAATATGTCACGCTTGAGGCACCCAAGCATTGTCACACTGGCTGGATATTGTGCAGAACATGGACAGCGTCTTCTAGTTTATGAGTATATAGGAAATGGGAATCTGCATGACATGCTCCATTTCGCTGAAGATAGCAGCAGGACCCTGACTTGGAATGCCCGTGTTAGGGTAGCACTCGGCACTGCTCGAGCCTTAGA GTACTTGCATGAAGTTTGCCTACCATCTGTTGTACATAGAAACTTCAAGTCGGCAAACATTTTACTTGATGAAGAGCTTAATCCCCATTTGTCAGACTGTGGTTTGGCTGCTCCAAATCCAAACACAGAGAGGCAG GTCTCAACTCAGATGGTAGGTTCATTTGGTTATAGCGCACCTGAATTTGCATTGTCAGGGATATACACTGTAAAAAGTGATGTGTACAGTTTTGGAGTCGTGATGTTGGAGCTTTTGACTGGCAGAAAGCCACTGGACAG TTCAAGAGTGAGATCAGAACAATCACTTGTGAGATGGGCTACTCCCCAACTCCACGATATAGATGCCTTAGCAAAAATGGTTGATCCTGCCCTAGATGGCATATATCCTGCAAAGTCTCTCTCACGCTTTGCTGATATCATTGCCCTCTGTGTTCAG CCGGAGCCTGAGTTTCGGCCTCCCATGTCTGAGGTTGTGCAAGCATTGGTGAGGTTAGTGCAAAGGGCGAGTGTGGTCAGAAGGCGTTCGAGTGATGAATCTGGTTTTGCATACAAGATACCCGAGCTTGAGGCCATCGACATGCCGTTATAA
- the LOC121264252 gene encoding protein STRUBBELIG-RECEPTOR FAMILY 8-like isoform X5: MERDNLEISELGLNGTMGYSFSDLKSLRKLNLAGNNLSGNLPYSVSSMVSLSYLNVSRNSLSQSIGDIFANLAGLATLDLSFNNFSGDLPSSLSSLANLSSLYLQNNQLSGSLNVLTSLPLTTLNVANNRFSGWLPQELKAIPNFLYGGNSFDNGPAPPPPPYTPPPPGGSNTNLSHTGSDAPTTQGSNGESSHSNKGLTVGAIVGIILGSIVIALVLLLLLAFCIRKNKRKDAGARTSRGSLSVGRSNVNTEVQEQRLKSTAAVTDLKPPPAENLMVERLQEKNGSVGRIKSPITATSYTVASLQMATNSFSQEFLVGEGSLGRVYKAEFPNGKVMAIKKIDSAAISLQEEDNFLEAVSNMSRLRHPSIVTLAGYCAEHGQRLLVYEYIGNGNLHDMLHFAEDSSRTLTWNARVRVALGTARALEYLHEVCLPSVVHRNFKSANILLDEELNPHLSDCGLAAPNPNTERQVSTQMVGSFGYSAPEFALSGIYTVKSDVYSFGVVMLELLTGRKPLDSSRVRSEQSLVRWATPQLHDIDALAKMVDPALDGIYPAKSLSRFADIIALCVQPEPEFRPPMSEVVQALVRLVQRASVVRRRSSDESGFAYKIPELEAIDMPL, translated from the exons ATGGAAAGGGATAACCT CGAGATATCTGAATTGGGACTCAATGGAACAATGGGATACTCGTTTTCGGATCTTAAGTCGTTGAGAAAACT AAATCTTGCAGGCAACAACTTAAGTGGGAATCTTCCTTATTCCGTTTCTAGTATGGTTTCTCTCAGTTATTT GAATGTTAGCCGTAATTCGCTTTCCCAGTCAATTGGAGACATTTTTGCTAATCTTGCTGGCCTTGCAACCTT GGATCTCTCTTTCAACAACTTTTCTGGAGATCTTCCTAGTTCCTTAAGTTCACTGGCCAATCTCTCTTCTCT ATATCTGCAGAACAATCAATTGAGTGGTTCTCTTAATGTTCTTACGAGCTTGCCTTTGACTACTCT CAATGTTGCAAACAACCGTTTCAGTGGATGGCTACCTCAAGAACTTAAAGCAATCcctaatttttt ATATGGTGGAAATTCATTTGACAATGGTCCTGCTCCCCCTCCGCCACCATATACGCCACCTCCTCCAGGCGGATCAAATACTAATCTCAGTCATACTGGGTCAGACGCACCTACCACACAAGGTTCTAATGGTGAATCATCCCATTCTAATAAGGGGTTGACAGTTGGGGCTATAGTCGGCATAATCCTGGGTTCCATAGTCATTGCTTTAGTTCTGCTACTACTTCTTGCCTTTTGCATTCGAAAAAATAAACGGAAGGATGCTGGTGCTAGAACTTCCAGGGGTAGTCTCTCGGTTGGAAGAAGTAATG TAAATACTGAGGTGCAAGAGCAGAGACTAAAAAGCACGGCTGCTGTTACAGATCTGAAGCCCCCACCTGCAGAAAATCTGATGGTTGAGAGGCTACAAGAGAAAAACGGATCTGTGGGGAGAATAAAGTCACCCATCACTGCTACATCATATACTGTTGCTTCTCTCCAAATGGCAACGAATAGCTTTAGTCAAGAATTTCTAGTTGGCGAAGGTTCCCTTGGTCGTGTTTACAAAGCAGAGTTCCCTAATGGAAAG GTAATGGCCATTAAGAAGATCGATAGTGCAGCAATTTCATTACAGGAGGAAGATAATTTTCTTGAAGCTGTTTCAAATATGTCACGCTTGAGGCACCCAAGCATTGTCACACTGGCTGGATATTGTGCAGAACATGGACAGCGTCTTCTAGTTTATGAGTATATAGGAAATGGGAATCTGCATGACATGCTCCATTTCGCTGAAGATAGCAGCAGGACCCTGACTTGGAATGCCCGTGTTAGGGTAGCACTCGGCACTGCTCGAGCCTTAGA GTACTTGCATGAAGTTTGCCTACCATCTGTTGTACATAGAAACTTCAAGTCGGCAAACATTTTACTTGATGAAGAGCTTAATCCCCATTTGTCAGACTGTGGTTTGGCTGCTCCAAATCCAAACACAGAGAGGCAG GTCTCAACTCAGATGGTAGGTTCATTTGGTTATAGCGCACCTGAATTTGCATTGTCAGGGATATACACTGTAAAAAGTGATGTGTACAGTTTTGGAGTCGTGATGTTGGAGCTTTTGACTGGCAGAAAGCCACTGGACAG TTCAAGAGTGAGATCAGAACAATCACTTGTGAGATGGGCTACTCCCCAACTCCACGATATAGATGCCTTAGCAAAAATGGTTGATCCTGCCCTAGATGGCATATATCCTGCAAAGTCTCTCTCACGCTTTGCTGATATCATTGCCCTCTGTGTTCAG CCGGAGCCTGAGTTTCGGCCTCCCATGTCTGAGGTTGTGCAAGCATTGGTGAGGTTAGTGCAAAGGGCGAGTGTGGTCAGAAGGCGTTCGAGTGATGAATCTGGTTTTGCATACAAGATACCCGAGCTTGAGGCCATCGACATGCCGTTATAA